The sequence below is a genomic window from Leptospira dzoumogneensis.
TAATACTGAATTCGGGAAAGTGTCTAAATAGAAAATATTGGAGCCAAGAATCCCAGCCGGTATATCCGATGAACTTGGAATTCGGTATCCATTTTAAGATCGCTTTCGCAACTGAATCGATCGCATGTATTCTATTCAATGCGGAACCCATTTCTATTTCCTTACTCAATTCAGGTTTGTCGGTATTCTCCTTTTCCAAACCGGGAGTGTCTGTTGTAGGAGGAAGGAATAATTTTACCTTCACTCCATGAAGCATCATCTCTTGGCGAAAACCTTGCGCAAAACCTACGATCGCAAACTTACTCGCCGAATAAGCTCCGTAACCGTAGATGGAAAAGAACGCAAGGGTAGAGGCTAAAAATACGATCTCACCGCTTTTTTGATTGGAAAAATGATCACTAAATGCGAGTGCACTATTCACATGGCCGAAAAAATTCACATCCATTAGATTTCTATAAACTTCGTCGTCCAAGTCGGAAGCTTCCCCTGCTTTTGCGAAACCGCTGCTGCAAATTAAAAGGTCTAATCCTCCTAACGTCTGGATTGCCTTTTTGGCTTCTTTTTCGATGGCCTTTTTATCTGAAACATCCAAAACAGCGAATCCGAATACTGCTGTTGGAGCTCCTACAGACTTCAATTCCTGGACTGTTTTTTCTAAGTTGGATTTTCCCCTGGCGGAAACGATTACACTTGCTCCTGCCTTCGCCAATTGGATCGCTATTCCTTTGCCTATACCCGCGGAACCGCCCGTTATAAATACTTTTTTACCTTTGTATCTGCTAAATGACATTTTGAAAAATTCTCTTCGATGCGGGCAAGGTTTCCCTTTTTAGGAAACTATTCAATCTAATTCGAAACTTTTTGTATAAAGAATTTGAGAACTTGCTCCAAAATCTTAAATTCCTGGTTTGACCCTAAAACAAATCTTGCCTTTTCGTTCCTATACTACTGAATACGTGAGAATCCAAGGTCTTAAGATGCATGAGATACCGTTACTGGAAAATCTAAGGAAGAAGATCCCAGGTTTGGAAAAAAATTGGGACCGTTATACCTCCATGTTAAAAGAAAAGAAGGTCCCGGCAAAAACCGAACTCATAAAAAGAGGAGCTTATACCAAAAACATATTCATCGTTAAAAAGGGATGTCTGCGGTTAAAATTCGAAGATAAGGGCAGAGATATTACGATCGCATTTTTTCCTGAAAATAGAGCGATCACTTCTATCCATAGTTACAGGGGAACTTATAAGGACAGCCAACTCAGTGTGGAGAGTATAGAACCAACGGACTTATTGATCCTAAACGGGGAAGATGCGGAAATTATTTATAGAGAGAATGAAGGTGTCCGGGATTTTTTATTGGAATATGTGGGTGAAAGGTTTGATACTTATCTGAATTTATTTTTGTCCAGGATCAGAGATAGTCCGGAGCAAAGATATTTGAATCTGATCAAAGAGCAGCCGGATATTGCAGCACGTATTCCTCAGCATTATATCGCTTCTTTTTTAGGAATTACTCCTGTGTCCTTGAGTAGGATCCGAAATAGGATCTGGAAGGAACAAAAATAGGCTTTTTATGGAATTTATTATAAAGGAGAAGTATCCAAAACTTCTTCTAGTCTAAAACCGGAAAGTATACGGTAAATTTTGTGCCTGAGCCAAGTTCGCTCTCTACCTTGATCTTTCCTTTATGATTTTCTAAAATACCATAAACGATCGAAAGTCCTAAACCGGTTCCTTTTCCAGGCTCTTTCGTAGTGAAAAATGGATCGAATATTTTACGGATCGTCTTTCTGTCTATTCCTGTCCCGCTGTCTAAAATTTCTATCACAGCGGTCTTTTGGTTTTTTTCGGGAGAAATAAATTCTCCTTCTTCCATTTTCAATTTAATGGAAAGTAACCCGCCGTTTTGCATCGCGTCTTTTGCATTTAAGAATAAGTTCAAAAATACTTGATGGATCTGAGTATGATCCGCTTGGACCAGGATCGGATCTTGAGGAAGATCGGAAATCACTCTAATAGATTTAGGAAAAGTAGAAGAAGCTATATGGGCCGCTTCCGAAACTAGATCATTTAAAATAGAAGGTTTTAGGTCCGATTCGACCTTTCTTGCCAAGGTCAAAAGTTGTTTAATTAAGGAAGATCCTCTTTCCGCGGTCTTTTTGATAATTTCGGAATATTGTAATATCTTTTCAGGATGTCCCGAATTCTTTTCCAAGAGGGCGGTGTAACCTAGAACCACGGTTAGAATATTATTAAAGTCGTGAGCAACTCCTCCTGCAAGAGAACCGATCGACTCCATTCTTTGGGAATGTATAAGTTGTTTTTCTAATTCATGGTGTTTGGTAATGTCTTGGAATTGTGCCGCAAAATAATTCGGATTTCCCTTTTTGTTCCTTATTAAGGTCGCATCCACTTGGACCCAGAGTTGATGCCCGTCTTTATGAAAGTATCTTTTTTTCCTTTTGAAAGTGGATATTAATCCTTTTAAAAATTGATCCCTGGATCTAAGATCTTCTTCCAGATCATCCGGATGAGTAATATAATCAAAACTCATTCCGACTAATTCATTTTCAGAATAACCTAAGATTTGAGAAAGCGCCGGATTAGAACTGATAAACCTTCCTTCCAAAGATATGATCGCAAATCCGTTCGGAGAATGATAGAGTATATTTTTAAATTGTGCCGCTTGGCAGAACCATTCATCCCAGCCCATTTCCTTAGGTAAAAAGTCCTTCTCTAAATAACCGGAGGGCTGGTTTATTTTTGGAGGAATTTCATCGCAGTTTTGCATAACCTTCTCTTCCATGCTATTTAAGACAGAGAGGGGAAAGGCTTTCGTCTTAACTATTGTTAATAAATTATGTATCTATTTTGTACTCCATTCGGTGATAGATCATAGTCTAACTGATTCTAGGTGTTAAAAAAGAAGTTAGAGTTCTCCCCAAAAAAAGAAAGGAGAGGCCGGGATTCCGACCCCTCCTAAGGAAAGGATTGCCTTATAGGGAGGCGGAGACCATGAGATAAAAGAACTTAGAAGTATCGTCGAAAGTGTATCTGTTCTCAGGATTGGAAGCGAATGGATTTGTTCTTTCATTTCCGATCGCTTCTTTAGCTTTCACAAGAGAGATTCCCATCCAGATCGAAACGGATTCGGTGTAATTATGGATCCAAGTAAAATCATACTGATAGAATAATCTTCTTCCTAATCTGGAATTATCATAAGAGAACTTATCATTGGAATAATTTTCAGTGCTCGCTCCGGTATTCGGGACCCCGGAAACCTTATACCATGCATCCTGCAGATTCGCTTTCTGAGTATCGTAGATCGCAAATATGAACATTCCGTATTCCGTTTTGAGATTTGCCCTGATCGAATAGGATTTTATATTCTCAAATCCTGCCATCAGGGATTGGCCATTCATAGTATTCCAATTTGGAAAAGAACCTGCGATCTGAGGAAATAAACTCTGCCAAGTTCCCACTTTCGAATCGGATCTATTCGGATCTCCGGAAGCATATGTATAACCTAAACCTAAGCGGATCCAATCGTTGATCTTGATCCCGGTATCCAAAGAGAGAAGTTTTGTGTCATACTGAACCTTCTCCGTATAAATATTTTTACCGTTAGCCGCTTTTTGGTCTAAAATATCCCAATCGGCTTTCACTCTGTCTCCTGTCATTCCGGACTGCCATGCGGATTCTATTGTCCAGTCCCAGATCTTTCCGGCAGGCAAAAGGTTATTATTCGTTCTATTGGTGAACCTGAAACCTGTGGTCAATAGATCGTCTCTTTGTTTCAAACGATTATCGAAGTCCGTAGGATTTGCGTTAGGGATCCATTTTTTAGAAACTTCGAACACATATAGATCCAGGTGGGCTTCTTCTCCGAATTTGACCGTATTATAGGCCCCGAAAAAGTATGCCTGGTCGATGGAACCTTTGGATCTTCCGTTACTTGTGGTTAAACCGTAAGGAGCATCATATTGATTGGACAATATCGTTCCGAATACGTGTGATCTAAACCATTGGGAGTCATGAACGAACCTAACTCCATCGAATGCAAAACCCGTATGAAGCCAATTTAACGGACCCACAATTTTCAGATCCCCAAAAGCGAATACCTGTCTGCCCACAAAAACGGAAACGGGAAGTTTATCAGTTTTTTTGAATACTATATAAGCTTCTCTAATATCGGTATTATTCCTGATATTCGTATTTGTAGAAGTAGCCGGAGTCAAAGTGGTTCCGGCGCCTGTGCTAAGCCCGTAAGTCCAGTTGCCGGCGTTCTGAGGAGTTTGGCTTCCTCCCCAAAGTCTGCTATCCTGCATAGTAACTTTGATCGCATAATAGGGAGAAGGATCGAATAAGAACCAGAGTTGAGTGTTCTGTCCTACAAAAGAACTGTAATCATCCGTCTTCTTATTGAAATCAGGATTCTCTCTTGCCTCGAATCTTGGTCTAAGAGAAACTCCTAATTTCAAATTATCCAGCCAAAATAGATCCGACTTTTGGGTATCCTTCATTTGTTCCGGAGTAACTAAGAGAGTTCTGAGATGATCTACCGGAATATTTCCCTTCCAAGCAGAATTGTACTTAGGCTCTTGCTTCTTAATTTTTTGATCGGTAACTTCTATCTTATTCGGATCGGAAGAAGAGGGAAGTGGGTTCTGATTTGTTTCCTTTACACTTTTATTCGGGTCTTCTTCCGAATATATTGTAATACTAATAACAATAGTTATTAAGAGAAGTATAGAATTAAGTTTCGATTTCGGGATAATGTTCATCCAGGAGCAACCCGTTGTAAAAGTATCTTTCCAAAACTTTTAGCAATTATTGTGCCAATATTATAAAAATAAATGAATATTGAATAAATTGGCTAATTAGATCAATCTGCCGAAATTTGATTAGAGTATATTCTTTTCTATTCGAATTAAAAATATGCGTAATGTATAATTTAAGTACGTTTTCTAGGAAAATTCTATTTGTAGTATCTTCGACAGTTCTAATATAAACTCAAATTGGTATCCGAAATTACTATTTCAGGAAATATTCTATGATTGGCACAAGATTTGCTAATTAAGAGATGATGTCTATACTCAGTTTTTTACGGAAATTGAATCCGTAATGTTCTATCAATTCCAGTTCGAGTTCATTATTGAAACGAATTATGCTCTTGGCGGTTTCTTCCAATGAAAGGATTAGGGGACCTTTTCTTCCCTCTTGGACTTCTTTTTGGAGATTCCAAAAGTATTTACTGTTTTGGAGAGACTTCTTCTTATCCGTTTGTTTACTTTCGGAAACTCTTTTGTAGATCGAAACAAGTTCACTCGGAGTTTTTACGTTTATATCCACTTTTTTTAATTCGTAAGAGAAGTCGGGATCGTGCCCATTTTCGGAAGACTGTTTTGTTTTTGAGATCACGGAAGGGAGAAGTTTAGAAATGTCTTCATAGATCGGAAATGCGGCAAAAATCCAATTCACAAGATTTAAACAGGAAAGTTTTGCAGGAGATCTTTTGTATTCCGCCCAGACTTCTTCTAAAAAATCCGCTTGGGAATAGAAAAAAAACAAAATTTCATGTTCGTTCTTCTCTTTCATTTTTTGGGTTCGAGCCTGGGGGACTCGTCGTATCCAAGGGACACTTTTTCTTTATATGCAGGATAAATGCCAGATCTTAAAAAGAAAGGCAATTCGTTTCTAATTGCTCTGAATCCTGATTCCAGTGTATCTTCCGCACGTATTGACCGGAAAGAGACAGTGGATCTTGGCTGTAAGAGTTTTGTCGAAGATACTACATTGCAGAAATTCTATACAAACTGCCTCAGAACTGTGGGGAAGAGAGCCTGGCTTCCCTGATAACAGATTCCAGAAGTCACTATTTGGCCCGTTTCCTAAATAATCCAAGATCTGGCGTGATAATTGCATGATTGTAGATATGCAAAACCCGGAAACCTTTCAAACCACCTGTCCGTACTGCGGGGTGGGTTGCGGCCTGAAGGTGGAAAAGTCCGGGCCGCTGGATATATCCGTGAGCGGAGATCCGGATCATCCTACAAACAGAGGGATACTTTGTTCCAAGGGGATGAATTTGCATTATTCCGTCATGGATAGAACGGACAGACTTTTATTCCCTATGATGAGGGAAGATCGTTTTGCTCCTTTAAAAAGAACGAGTTGGGACAAGGCCCTCGACTTTGCCGCGGAAAAATTCAAAAGTTTTATCCAAGAATTCGGACCTGACTCGGTCGGTTTTTACGTTTCGGGACAACTTTTAACGGAAGAATATTATATTATAAATAAGTTAACTAAGGGTTTTTTAGGAACAAATAATATAGATACGAACTCCAGGCTTTGTATGAGTTCTGCGGTCACAGGATATAAGATGGCATTCGGAGAGGATGCAGTTCCTGTAGGTTACGAGGACTTGGATCTCGCGGATTGTTTTATGGTAGCAGGAGCGAATCCTGCATGGTGCCATCCGATCGTATTCAGAAGAATTGAGGCTCGAAAAAAAGAAAATCCGAATATCAAATTGATCGTTGTAGATCCTCGCAGGACCGAATCCTGCGAACATGCGGATATTCATCTACAAATAGCCCCGGGGACGGACATTTATTTATTTCATGCAATTGCAAGAATTCTAATAGAGAAGGATTGGATAGATCCTAAGTTCATCCAAGATCATACGGAAGGATTCGAAGAATTAAAAGCCAAGGTCTTTGAGATTTCCGTTTCTAAAGCCGCAGAGATCTGCGGAATTTCTTCCGAACTCATTTATAAAACAGCGGAATATATCTCTAAGTCAAAAGGTTTTATTAGCCTATGGGCAATGGGTTTGAACCAAAGTGTGGTGGGAGTAAATAAAAATTTAGCTCTTATCAATCTTTCTCTTCTTACGGGTCATATCGGAAAACCCGGCTCAGGACCATTTTCTTTAACCGGACAATCGAATGCAATGGGTGGGAGAGAAGTCGGCGGACTTTGTAATCTTCTTCCTGCACATCGAGATCTGGAAAATCCGGAACATAGGAAGGAGGTCGCAAAATTTTGGGGAGTCGATTCTATATCCGAGACTCCAGGTTATAGTGCGACTGAAATTTTTGAAAAGCTCGCTTCCGGAAGAATGAAAGCGATATGGATCGTCTGTACAAATCCTGCCGTAAGTCTTCCCGATGTGAGGTCCGCTGAGTCGGGTCTTCGTTTGGCTGAGTTTGTAGTTGTCCAGGATATTTCCGCAGACTCAAGCGTAATACCTTTTGCGGATCTTGTTTTGCCTGCTGCAGGCTGGGCGGAGAAGAAAGGTACGATGACAAGCTCCGACCGTAGTATTTCGGTTCTTCCTAAAATTTTAGAACCTCCCGGAGAGGCAAGGGCGGATTCTTGGATCGTACAAGATTTTGCAAAACGAATGGGATTCGGTCCTTCTTTCCAATACTCGGATGAAGAAGAGATCTTTCTGGAGCATTGTAGATTAACGGAAGGAACTAGGATAGATATATTAGGTTTAGATTATGAAGAAATCCGTAAACATAGGGCTGTAAGATGGCCCTATCCTCAAAAAGGACATTCAGATAATATAAGATTATTCGGTGATGGTAAATTTTATAGGAAGAACGAGAAGGCTAAGATCCATTCCGTAAAGTCGGAAGACGATTCCGAAAAACCGGACGAGGATTTTCCCTTGGTGCTTACCACAGGAAGGATCAGGGATCAGTGGCATACGATGACTCGGACAGGTAAGGTCAAAAAATTAAGAGAACATAGACCTGAACCTTTTTTGGAGATCCATCCGGATGATGCTTATAAATATGATATCAAAGACGGAATGGTTGTAACCATTTCGAGTAAGAGAGGATCCGTTCGTGCAAAGGCGCTTCTTACCGAATCCATTAAACGGGGTGTCGTGTTTTTACCGATGCATTGGGGGAGAAAGAACGGAACGGATATATTCAGATCTAATAATCTGACAAGTTCCGCTTCCGATCCGTTCTCAAAACAACCGGGTTTTAAAATTTCTGTAGTTCGTATCGTTCCGTATAAAAAACCGAAAGAAAAAATACTCATCGTTGGCGGCGGGACTGCAGCTTACGCATTCTTGAAACAGTATAGAGATCTCGCTCCAGGAGATGATATTACAGTCATGTGCAGAGAGGCAGATCCGTTTTATAATCGAGTACTTCTTCCCGATTATATCGGAGGGGAGAAGGAATTTGACGATCTGATGCCTGCCGATCCTGAGGAAGTCAAGTCCTGGAATTTGGATCTGTTCCCGAATAAATCGGTTCAGATGATCTATACGGAAGGGAAGAAGGTCCGAGATACCGAAGGAACATTATATTCTTATAATAAACTTGTGCTCGCAATGGGAAGTTCTCCCGTTTGGCCCACTAAGATCCCTCCTGAAATGCTGGGAGTATTTAGTTTAAGAAGTAAAGCGGATGCGGATCGTATCAAAGGTTTTTTTGTCCCGAAATCTCATGCGTTGATCGTTGGCGGAGGACTTTTGGGACTGGAACTTGCCGTCGCTTTAAAAGGTGTAGGAGTACAGGTGACTGTTCTTGTTCGATCGGATCGTTTGATGTCCCAAAAACTAGATTCAGTCGGAGCGGATATCCTAAAAGAAGAGATCCTTTCAAGAGGAATAGAATTAATATTTGAATGCGAGATCTCTAAAATAGAAGGAACTGAAAGGATTTCTAAAGTCCAGCTTACGAACGGGAACTTTATAGAACCTGACGGGATCATCTTTGCGATCGGGACCAAGCCGAATTTTGAGATCGCAGTAAAAGGTGGATTGGATTGTAATAACGGAGTAGTGGTGGATTCTTTTTTAAGATCCAGTGATCCGGATGTGTATTGTATAGGAGAGATCGCAGAACATAAGACCGGAACTTATGGAAATATTTCCGCAGTGGACGATCAGGCAAAGATCGCAGCTCAGCATCTATTCGGTTACGCATTTAACGAATATACAGGTTCATTGCATGCTCATATTTTAAAAATTCCAGGTTTGGAATTGGCGACGATCCGTCTTCCTGATGTTCCGATGGAAATCCCTAAGGACAAAATGGGAGAATTCGAAGAGATCATATTCTTAGATCGTAAAAAACGTTTTTATAAAAAATGTATCATACGGAACGACAGATTAGTAGCTGCGATATTGATCGGAGACAAATCTTCTTTTAGCAGGATGAAAGACTGGGTTTCTTCCGGTATTGAATTGGGAGATCGTAGAAAACATCTGCTGAATGACGGGGAGATAATGAAACCTCTCCAAGGAAAGGTTGTATGTTCCTGCAATGGGGTGGGAGAGGGTAATATAAGAGAAGCCATCCAGGATGGGGAAAGGACCCTGGAGGCTATCGGAAGAAGGACCGGAGCAGGAACAGGATGCGGTAGCTGCCGTTTGGAAGTGACCACCATCCTGAAAAGTATGTTAAAAGAAGCTTAAAGGACTTGGTCTGATTTAAGCTTAGACGCAGCTAACAAAGCCTCCGCTCTTACCTTGTTTCCATTTTTGTAATGTAATTTACTTAAATGTTCCAGGTTCTTGGAATGGGTCGGGTCTCTCATCAAGAGAACTTCTCCGAAATCTATCGCTTTATCGTAATTTCCGAGTCTTGCAAGTGCATACGAAACCCATAAATAAACCGCACTATCATCCGGGTATTTTTCCAGGTATTTTTGGCCTTCCGATCCTACGTAAATATAATCTTTCTCTTCAATTGCATTCCTGAGCGCTTTTCTACGGGTCGATTTTTCGGAAATCGCATCGGAAACTTGCTGGTTTTGAAAAGGATCATCCAAAATATCCGCGACAGAAGTCATTTCTTCCTTATAAGAAATTCTGACGAGGCTTAAGTCGTCTATGATATCTCCTCTGGAATGGATCAGAGCTTCTATCTGTAGTAATTCGGCCTTGGCTTCTTCCACATCTCTTAAGAATGCTCTTTCGTCTTCGTTGATGATCTGATTTCCGTCTTCGTTGATCCCAAGTTGAACATCGTCCCTTCCGTCGGAACCGATCAGAATAACATCATTCGGCTTGAGTTGGAGTGTTTGGACTACGAATACTTCTTCCGGATCTTCTACTCCTACTTTTCTCAACATCCCATTTTCGGATAAGAAGTCTGCTCTTCCGTCTCTATACATCACCACTTGGGGATGTTCAGCGTTTACGAAATACATTAGACCTGATTCTTCGTCCACGATCCCGACTACCATAGAGATCAACATTCTTCCATCAAAGGAAACGAATACACTTTTCAGTTCATGGTAACATCTTCTGAGCCAATGTTCAGGAAAGAGTTCCTGCATTTCTAACGTGTTTTGGGTCCTTGTGACTATGGTCTTAAAAATGGTTCCCATGATAAGAGCTCCACCGGCTCCCTGCATGGATTTACCCATTGCATCCCCATTGAAGAAAACTAATACAGGTCTTCCTTTTAATTTCAGGGAATATACTGCGCATAGATCCCCGCCTAATTCACCCTGCCAATTTCTGAACTGGAATCTTTTCTTTTGCCGGCAGAGAATTTCCGCTCTTACTATTTCACTATGTCCGTAGTTTCCCGCTAATGGCTGCATTAACTGAGAAGTTAAAAAATAATCCCCGTCTTGCTGGTGTTTTAGTTCTTTGATCTCGCTTAAGCTCTTTTGGAGGTCATTTGTTCTTTGTCGGACCTTCTCCTCAAGACTTGCATTTAATTCTTCTACCTCGTTGTGAACACGAACGAAACGATTCGCTAATATGAATGCGATCCCTAATATGAATGCCAGGAACGTAAAAGGCATGATCAGAGCGGAATTGATGAGCCTGTTTGTAACCGCATAATCATGAAGCCCGCCTAGAGCGATGAGTGCTACTCCTCCTAAGAGTAATCTTGCATCGGAATTCCCTTTCCAGGCGGATCTTCCCGTAATAAAGGAGATATAAGGAAGAACGAAAACTACCGTGAGTCCCGCAATGATCGTAAGTAATAAATCCCGAATATACTGATTTACGAATATATCTAAAAGTCCTACAAATCCGTAAAGAGCGGCGGAATATACAGCAAATTTAGGATGTTTTCCCTGGAAGAACCTTGCAATGAATAATAGAAGGCTTCCTATGAACATCATCAGAGAGACTTGGTCCACTTTAGACTGTAATTGTCTATGGGAACCGAAAAGAATCTCCGCAGTGGAATTATTCGTGAGATGGAATATGGAGAAGAAGATCGCAAATAATCCGAAATATAAATTGAATATATCGCTCGGTCTTCTGACTGCCAAAAGTAGATGATAAAGTCCAACGCTGATATAGACTGCGGCAAGTAAGAATGCCACGCTCAACTCTAATCCGAATTTTTTAAAAATGGATTCAGAAAGTCCTAAAGAAACTTTAGGTCCGCTCCAATGGAATGGTTTTCCCGGAATTGTGCAGACCTTTGCATAGATATAATTCTCTCCGCCCGGACGAAATGCGGCAGCAGGGAGTACGGATACGATCCTTCCGTCTTGCCCGGAAAGATAGGGATCTCTTCTTCCTGTTTTTCCGATCAAACCTAATTTAGAAGTTTCGTTTAGATAAAATTCCGCAAAGTCGGAACTATGACCCGAGTCGATCGCAACGGAGGTCTGCTGGTTCATCCACGCACGGACCTTCTCCGGTAGCGCATGACGTATGGAAATACATCCGTCAAAATTCTGATAAACATCATCCGAACTAAAATCAAACGGAACTGTGATCTTAGTTCCTTTTTTGAAATCGGGATTGGTATTATTGTCGGAGATAAATTCCCATTCTCCATTCAAGGAGAGAATAGAATCTTCCGCGATCCAAGAGGCTCTCTCACAATTACCAAGGAAAAAAACTAGGCAGAATATAAGAAGTTTTTGTGAGACAAATCTGTGTAAATTAGATGGAATGAGAAATTTCAGTTTGGTCATTACGATTCTTGTAAAAAGTCTGCTGCAGGGTATAATACCCCGATTTATTGGCAAGAGCTAAATCCTAAGACGTAGCATGATTGTAATTTTCGACCCGGAAAGGTCGGAAAATTATTGAAAACGGAAAATAACTTATAGTCCGTTCCCAAAACTTAAGTCATCGGGACAGCGCCGACAGGCTCTTAACGTGTGAATCTTTCTGTGAGTAATTCCACTCTTTTACGCAATAATTTCGTTTTGGGAAGGTCTGCGGAAAGTCCCTCTAAAGCCAGGAAGAACACTTTTGCGCTTTCTTTGTCCCCTAATATCTGTTCCGCGAATTTGATAATTTGGCGTTCGTATTTTTGAGTGCTCTTTGGAGATAATTTAGAACAGGTTTCATAAAACTCCGAGGTCTTAGGCTTTCCTTCTATTTTCGCCCAA
It includes:
- a CDS encoding SDR family NAD(P)-dependent oxidoreductase; translation: MSFSRYKGKKVFITGGSAGIGKGIAIQLAKAGASVIVSARGKSNLEKTVQELKSVGAPTAVFGFAVLDVSDKKAIEKEAKKAIQTLGGLDLLICSSGFAKAGEASDLDDEVYRNLMDVNFFGHVNSALAFSDHFSNQKSGEIVFLASTLAFFSIYGYGAYSASKFAIVGFAQGFRQEMMLHGVKVKLFLPPTTDTPGLEKENTDKPELSKEIEMGSALNRIHAIDSVAKAILKWIPNSKFIGYTGWDSWLQYFLFRHFPEFSIKLTDSELKAAQSRLDKKKQKV
- a CDS encoding two-component system sensor histidine kinase NtrB, yielding MQNCDEIPPKINQPSGYLEKDFLPKEMGWDEWFCQAAQFKNILYHSPNGFAIISLEGRFISSNPALSQILGYSENELVGMSFDYITHPDDLEEDLRSRDQFLKGLISTFKRKKRYFHKDGHQLWVQVDATLIRNKKGNPNYFAAQFQDITKHHELEKQLIHSQRMESIGSLAGGVAHDFNNILTVVLGYTALLEKNSGHPEKILQYSEIIKKTAERGSSLIKQLLTLARKVESDLKPSILNDLVSEAAHIASSTFPKSIRVISDLPQDPILVQADHTQIHQVFLNLFLNAKDAMQNGGLLSIKLKMEEGEFISPEKNQKTAVIEILDSGTGIDRKTIRKIFDPFFTTKEPGKGTGLGLSIVYGILENHKGKIKVESELGSGTKFTVYFPVLD
- a CDS encoding Crp/Fnr family transcriptional regulator; this translates as MPFRSYTTEYVRIQGLKMHEIPLLENLRKKIPGLEKNWDRYTSMLKEKKVPAKTELIKRGAYTKNIFIVKKGCLRLKFEDKGRDITIAFFPENRAITSIHSYRGTYKDSQLSVESIEPTDLLILNGEDAEIIYRENEGVRDFLLEYVGERFDTYLNLFLSRIRDSPEQRYLNLIKEQPDIAARIPQHYIASFLGITPVSLSRIRNRIWKEQK
- a CDS encoding nitrate reductase, which gives rise to MQNPETFQTTCPYCGVGCGLKVEKSGPLDISVSGDPDHPTNRGILCSKGMNLHYSVMDRTDRLLFPMMREDRFAPLKRTSWDKALDFAAEKFKSFIQEFGPDSVGFYVSGQLLTEEYYIINKLTKGFLGTNNIDTNSRLCMSSAVTGYKMAFGEDAVPVGYEDLDLADCFMVAGANPAWCHPIVFRRIEARKKENPNIKLIVVDPRRTESCEHADIHLQIAPGTDIYLFHAIARILIEKDWIDPKFIQDHTEGFEELKAKVFEISVSKAAEICGISSELIYKTAEYISKSKGFISLWAMGLNQSVVGVNKNLALINLSLLTGHIGKPGSGPFSLTGQSNAMGGREVGGLCNLLPAHRDLENPEHRKEVAKFWGVDSISETPGYSATEIFEKLASGRMKAIWIVCTNPAVSLPDVRSAESGLRLAEFVVVQDISADSSVIPFADLVLPAAGWAEKKGTMTSSDRSISVLPKILEPPGEARADSWIVQDFAKRMGFGPSFQYSDEEEIFLEHCRLTEGTRIDILGLDYEEIRKHRAVRWPYPQKGHSDNIRLFGDGKFYRKNEKAKIHSVKSEDDSEKPDEDFPLVLTTGRIRDQWHTMTRTGKVKKLREHRPEPFLEIHPDDAYKYDIKDGMVVTISSKRGSVRAKALLTESIKRGVVFLPMHWGRKNGTDIFRSNNLTSSASDPFSKQPGFKISVVRIVPYKKPKEKILIVGGGTAAYAFLKQYRDLAPGDDITVMCREADPFYNRVLLPDYIGGEKEFDDLMPADPEEVKSWNLDLFPNKSVQMIYTEGKKVRDTEGTLYSYNKLVLAMGSSPVWPTKIPPEMLGVFSLRSKADADRIKGFFVPKSHALIVGGGLLGLELAVALKGVGVQVTVLVRSDRLMSQKLDSVGADILKEEILSRGIELIFECEISKIEGTERISKVQLTNGNFIEPDGIIFAIGTKPNFEIAVKGGLDCNNGVVVDSFLRSSDPDVYCIGEIAEHKTGTYGNISAVDDQAKIAAQHLFGYAFNEYTGSLHAHILKIPGLELATIRLPDVPMEIPKDKMGEFEEIIFLDRKKRFYKKCIIRNDRLVAAILIGDKSSFSRMKDWVSSGIELGDRRKHLLNDGEIMKPLQGKVVCSCNGVGEGNIREAIQDGERTLEAIGRRTGAGTGCGSCRLEVTTILKSMLKEA
- a CDS encoding alginate export family protein, giving the protein MNIIPKSKLNSILLLITIVISITIYSEEDPNKSVKETNQNPLPSSSDPNKIEVTDQKIKKQEPKYNSAWKGNIPVDHLRTLLVTPEQMKDTQKSDLFWLDNLKLGVSLRPRFEARENPDFNKKTDDYSSFVGQNTQLWFLFDPSPYYAIKVTMQDSRLWGGSQTPQNAGNWTYGLSTGAGTTLTPATSTNTNIRNNTDIREAYIVFKKTDKLPVSVFVGRQVFAFGDLKIVGPLNWLHTGFAFDGVRFVHDSQWFRSHVFGTILSNQYDAPYGLTTSNGRSKGSIDQAYFFGAYNTVKFGEEAHLDLYVFEVSKKWIPNANPTDFDNRLKQRDDLLTTGFRFTNRTNNNLLPAGKIWDWTIESAWQSGMTGDRVKADWDILDQKAANGKNIYTEKVQYDTKLLSLDTGIKINDWIRLGLGYTYASGDPNRSDSKVGTWQSLFPQIAGSFPNWNTMNGQSLMAGFENIKSYSIRANLKTEYGMFIFAIYDTQKANLQDAWYKVSGVPNTGASTENYSNDKFSYDNSRLGRRLFYQYDFTWIHNYTESVSIWMGISLVKAKEAIGNERTNPFASNPENRYTFDDTSKFFYLMVSASL